The Dendropsophus ebraccatus isolate aDenEbr1 chromosome 6, aDenEbr1.pat, whole genome shotgun sequence nucleotide sequence atagatgaggggtgtagtagtagtacaggtatagatgaggggtgtagtagtagtacaggtatagatgaggggtgtagtagtagtacaggtatagatgaggggtgtagtagtagtacaggtatagatgaggggtgtagtagtagtacaggtatagatgaggggtgtagtagtagtacaggtatagatgaggggtgtagtagtagtacaggtatagatgaggggtgtagtagtagtacaggtatagatgagcggtgtagtagtagtacaggtatagatgaggggtgtagtagtagtacaggtatagatgaggggtgtggtagtacaggtatagatgaggggtgtggtagtacaggtatagatgaggggtgtggtagtacaggtacagatgagggctgtagtagtacaggtatagatgggcagctagggggggatggagggcgactgggggtgacggagggcgactgggggtgacggagggcgactgggggtgacggagggcgactgaaggaggagtgggggtgatggagggcgactgggggtgactgaaggaggagtgggggtgatggagggcgactgaaggaggagtgggagtgatggagggcgactgaaggaggagtgggggtgatggagggcgactgggggtgactgaaggaggagtgggggtgatggagggcgactgggggtgactgaaggaggagtgggggtgatggagggcgactgggggtgactgaagggggactgggggtgatggagggcgactgggggtgatggagggggactgggggtgactgaagggggactgggggtgatggagggcgactgggggtgatggagggggactgggggtgatggagggggactgggggtgatggagggcgactgggggtgatggagggggactgggggtgactgaagggggactgggggtgatggagggcgactgggggtgactgaagggggactgggggtgatggagggcgactgggggtgactgaagggggactgggggtgatggagggcgactgggggtgactgaagggggactgggggtgatggagggcgactgggggagatggaggggggctggggcagctgggaatgattggaaaaaggagtacacatagccctcctcccctcaccccggccacacatgcaggtcccggtctctgcaggaggctgcagggactgtagtggtgatagcgtcgctgccattactggagctgtacagcgggatcaggggtgaagatcctgctgtacagctccagtaatggcagcgacgctatcaccactacagtccctgcagcctcctgcagagaccgggacctgcatgtgtggccggtaggggaacggaacgctatgtgtacagctggggaaggtcggtcgcggctctgggggactgccgaccgacctgcacctcgccgcacttcccgcccgcccggcacctccacgcagcgccgccccctcacttcccgccggacgtaacctgcacctcatgcccggccggcacctccacgcagtgctgcccgccctccatctcccgcccggcacctgcacctcccgtccgcccgcccgactgactctccgcgcttctctgcccgcaatgattttttgtgaaaatcgaatttacgattttcacaaaaaatctaatcgattctaaccttctgggcgaattaatcgaattaattcgattaatcgcccagccctagggtcAGGGTATATGGTGTGTAGGGTCAGGGTATATGGCAGATAGGGTCAGGGCATATGGTGTATAGGGTCAGGGCATATGGTGTATAGGGTCAGGGCATATGGCGTATAGGGTCAGGGCATATGGTGTATAGGGTCAGGGCATATGGCAGATAGGAtcagggtatatagcgtatagggTCAGGGCATATGGCAGATAGGGTCAGGGCATATGGCGTATAGCGTCAGGGCATATGGTGTATAGGGTCAGGGCATATGGTGTATAGGGTCAGGGCATATGGCGTATAGGGTCAGGGCATATGGTGTATAGGGTCAGGGCATATGGCAGATAGGAtcagggtatatagcgtatagggTCAGGGCATATGGCAGATAGGGTCAGGGCATATGGTGTATAGGGTCAGTGTACATGGCAGATAGGGTCAGGGCATATGGCAGATAGGGTCAGGGCATATGGCGTATAGGGTCagggtatatggtgtatagggtcAGGGCATATGGTGTATAGGGTCAGGGCATATGGTGTATAGGGTCAGGTCATATGGCGTATAGGGTCAGGGCATATGGTGTATAGGGTCAGGGCATATGGCAGATAGGATCAGGGCATATAGCGTATAGGGTCAGGGCATATGGCAGATAGGGTCAGGGCATATGGCAGATAGGGTCAGGGCATATGGCGTATAGGGTCAGGGTATATGGCGTATAGGGTCAGGGCATATGGCAGATAGGGTCAGGGCATATGGCGTATAGGGTCAGGGCATGTGGCGTATAGGGTCAGGGCATGTGGCGTATAGGGTCAGGGCATGTGGCATATAGGGTCAGGGCATGTGGCGTATAGGGTCAGGGCATGTGGCATATAGGGTCAGGCCATATGAAGCGCTGTGTATCCACAGACCTGCACAGACCGGGCACATTTAGCCGTTGTTCACATTTAGCCGTTAGTACATGCGGCATATACAACCTGTGCAGCATAATAGTCACTTATCAGCACTGAGCCTTACCTGCCGCTTTtttcccagccccctccccatgtgcagcagtgccccctcctcctccattgtCTGGATGGGTCCGCAGATGCTGACAGATTTAGCAGATGGGTGATAGAGGCCAAGTCTCCTGGGTTCGGTCAGGAAACATGGTGGAGACCTTTCCTATAGCTTTTTGTGCTTCTGTAACATATTAAAATACTTTTAAGTGCTTTTAactttcccaagcccctgaagtgctgAGAACTGTAatgccttgctccccctcccatccctatccatGTTCGGAGGTTGATTTCCAGCTGACTGTGAAGGGAGGTGAGGGATGGTAGGGGGAGCAAGGAGCCCTTATGGTCCTCACcatttcaggagcttggaaaagcctttttGAGACTTTGcattggagaataaaagcattcttctacattctggaagcacagctgcatATGTTAAAGGTAGCAGGTGTCTCTTTGTCTGAACGGCTATCTAAGTGTCATCTGCATTGCAGCTGATGGAATCCCTTTAAGGTCAGGATGTTCATACTTAGGTCTCTTTTGGTGACCTCGAAAACTAAGCTATTTTGTGTAGGTAAAATGGTTtataaagtaaattacatatttttgttcTTGTTCTAAACTTCATATTGATGTGCAGAATGTTAGCTTAGTACTAAGAAAGCGCAATGTACAAATAATCCTACCAATAATCTTCCCTATAGCCATGACTACAGCTCTGAGCCAGCAGTATAATATGGCGTGTACAGAACTGAACCAACCCAGCAACCATTTCATTGAAGAAATGCTCAGACAAATCGAGCATCCAGAGTAAGTATTCTTCCAATAGCTGTAAGGGTACATCAACACATACCACATCGCAGAAGACTTCACGCTAAGAGTTTGGCAGTGGAATCAGCTGCAGGTATGATTAGCATTGATAGGGTTAACGCTGATGATTCTAATATCTTGCATATTGAAATTATTCTTGTTACAAGGATACAAGTGTTTTTTTACATCATGAACTTTTTCTCAGAGACACCTTATCATGGTTGACTGTCTGGTACACAGAGCATGTTATGAGAAAGTCTCTTTGCACATAATGTATTTTTCTAAGCTTTTGACCTATATATCTGGTAAACAACACATTGTACCAGTctgactgcgcaggacaggaaactgctgaccacctatggattgacctatcagagtgtgacatgtatgtgtattgTGACTTGAAACCCTGCCTGTATTGAATGTTTATAAATTTCATgtgaatacactgcgcatgagtacTACCGcttcatattctgtctataaaaggtaatataaattaataaagggGGCGCTCCCCAAACATAcgttactgatacgtacatcagatgtctgtgtctgtgattataaggtgtaagcagaactgcagctgctaactctaaATCTGAAACCATCCTATACCTGGGTAGTGACTTGTCTCCATAGAGTTTGGTCAACATCAAATTTTGCCctaacagcattaaaggggtgctccagcgtgggggcacttttttttggaaccggggaggtaagtggacgtcttttatttcagccacctcctccccggtccccccaaaaaagtgcccccacgctggagcaccccttaaaAGTCCATGACtccattcttgcagcagatttttattcctccgctcagtgacagcctgctcagcctatcagctggagctgtcccatctcagccagtgataggctaagcgggctgtcactgagcGGGGGGACCCAGAGATGCAAGCAGGAGGGCACCGAAGATGTGCAGGCAGGTAAACATGGCCTCACACTATATATTTACTTTTACTTGGACTCATTTCTCGGATTGGAATAAGATGCTGATCAGATTTGGGCGGATTTCACTGTAAGAAACTCGTAGCATGAAATCTGCAATGctgtatgtgtgaaggtaccctgaATATAACATCCTTATATGGGCTGGGGCAGATAAAATTATAGCATGTTTTATCTGTTTTCTCAATAACCTCATTTTCAGtggtattttcttttatttttaatatacttCTTTTCTCTTACATGTGTATTTATTGTCCAATGTATTATTCTAGGCATTATGTGTCTGCATTGAAGATATGTGGAAATAATCGACTAGTGGCTGTCAAACGTGTTACAGATGAAGATTTTCTTGCTATTTCTCGTGTATTGAAACAAAATAATTTTATAACAAGTAGGTAATCTTctaaattaggctgggttcacactatgtttttgcaatccgttttttttcatcagttttttgcaaaaatggatgaaaaaactaatgcatttgtgtgtcatccgttttgatcagtttttccattgacatccattatattaaaaaaaaaacggatcaaaatggatgcatccgtttttttcattggacacaaaaatgaggtcgacaatcaatacatttggagggcaccgagcagggagggagagaagtgcctgtgcatctaactgactccctccctgctcggtgctggacacatatacacactgccGCCACTGATGCTGCCGCTGCACTGCAGTTCACATCCTCTGCCGGGGACTGCAGAGCTCACCGCTGCCCCCATGTCTTGCCGACTTGTTCCCTGATGTCACCCGAGCTGCCAGGGATGACATCAAGGAACGAGTTGGCAAGACGCGGGGGCGGTGGTGAGCTCTGCATTCCCTGGCAGGGGATGTGAACTGCAGTGCAGCAACGGCGGCAGGGGGTGCTGtggatggggatagccctggttctaatcccccatcatctgcttccccccctatgagcagatgatgggaggagtagtacagtgcatatgtGGCGGGGGGTTGGTGATGggaatggccctggtactactcccccataatctgttcatactatgagcagatgatgggaggcgTAGTATAGTGTATTAGTGTCCCACAGTGTATTAGTGTAGTAGTGTcccacagcactgagcagggagggaagggggaggtagttagatgcacaggcatcTCTCTccttccctgctcggtgccctccaaatttattgattgaatacatttgtggaatactttggggagctgGTATACGCTGCCGGTATAcgctgcccccacccccaccccagacaCACAGTGACTGACAGACTTATAAGAGGCACATCATCACATCAATTTCAACAAATTACCTGCCATCTGACCAAACTGTTAGGAGGTGCTGGGAGCTGTGGTTACATGAGGACATGCACAAACATGGCAAACTGGCTCCGGAGGGCCCAGCAGACAGGATTCATCTGCTGACAGGAACATGCAGCTTCCACAGTTTCCATGTCCTCCATCTAGATAAAGACGtcctcttcatatatatatatatatatatattattttttttttatttaggtctTGATCTTAGGTTCAACAACTTGACCAATAACGGTGCAGTGTATATCGCCAATTGTCTTAAGGTATGTTGCAAAAATCTTCTCCTTGTATTTTCTAGTTGTTGTCACTGTCTGTCAgtatgttctatttttatacctGAAGCAGTAAACAACATTTCCATTTATCTCAGGATGGTTCCTCCTTGTTTCATTTAAATCTTATGGGGAACGACATTGAAACGGATGGTGCGGAACAAATTGCTAAAGGTTTGCATGTaagtatggttcagggaagaaacagagtgctgcacctcacacctatggctgatactagtgccgcttggctaaataaaaaacacatcagaattttgtgtatgaattgatcaagccatactgccccatgtacctcgtgccggtatctgatacacatgggtccctacactaagtccacaccgtgccagtcagtggccaccaaccccgcaggcgtgcacagccagggaacggggccatgggacggccctgcgacccccatgccacaggaccagacccaaaaacaccacaccagaacccggccagcaccgccggcggagaaggtcgcccccaagcagcacaagtctggataaggtattgcgctcaccatagctgcagcaaacagaatgggaaaaaacaggagggattaaaaccatgtgcactcaggtgtctcctgctaattgcggtcatgtgggtctcaccaggaggagtgcaatacacggagaaaagagagaaacaaaatgcggttcagggaagaaacagagtgctgcacctcacacctatggctgatactagtgccgcttggctaaataaaaaacattttagaattttgtgtatgaattgatcaagccatactgccccatgtacctcgtgccggtatctgatacacatgggtccctacactaagtccacaccgtgccagtcagtggccaccaaccccgcaggcgtgcacagccagggaacgggggccatgggacggccctgcgacccccatgccacaggaccagacccaaaaacaccacaccagaacccggccagcaccgccggcggagaaggtcgcccccaagcagcacaagtctggataaggtattgcgctcaccatagctgcagcaaacagaatgggaaaaaaacaggagggattaaaaccatgtgcaccatgtgcattaaaaccatgtgcaccatgtgagacccacatgaccgcaattagcaggagacacctgagtgcacatggttttaatccctcctgttttttcccattctgtttgctgcagctatggtgagcgcaataccttatccagacttgtgctgcttgggggcgaccttctccgccggcggtgctggccgggttctggtgtggtgtttttgggtctggtcctgtggcatgggggtcgcagggccgtcccatggcccccgttccctggctgtgcacgcctgcggggttggtggccactgactggcacggtgtggacttagtgtagggacccatgtgtatcagataccggcacgaggtacatggggcagtatggcttgatcaattcatacacaaaattctgatgtgttttttatttagccaagcggcactagtatcagccataggtgtgaggtgcagcactcttgtttcttccctgaaccgcattttgtttctctcttttctccgtgtattgcactcctcctggtgagacccacatgaccgcaattagcaggagacacctgagtgcacatggttttaatccctcctgttttttcccattctgtttgctgcagctatggtgagcgcaataccttatccagacttgtgctgcttgggggcgaccttctccgccggcggtgctggccgggttctggtgtggtgtttttgggtctggtcctgtggcatgggggtcgcagggccgtcccatggcccccgttccctggctgtgcacgcctgcggggttggtggccactgactggcacggtgtggacttagtgtagggacccatgtgtatcagatacctgcacgatggtacatggggcagtatggcttgatcaattcatacacaaaattctgatgtgttttttatttagccaagcggcactagtatcagccataggtgtgaggtgcagcactctgtttcttccctgactTGCATGTAAGTATACTTTGAACTCTCTTTCTTTGAATCCTCCCAAATCTCTAATActgatatgacttttttttttttttctgctcagaGGAATGACACTCTTAAAAGCCTAAGGATGACAGGTAACAAAATTGGCAACATGGGAGGAATGTTCTTTGCTGCAATGCTGCAAATAAATTCAACTCTTGAAGAACTGGACCTTGGGGACTGCGACTTGGTAAGTCTGATAGGAAATGAAATGTCTTATAGGTAATTGATGGCTTACAGAGTAATATGCACCTAAAAGCATAGCCTCTGTAGAGTTGGATGGAGTTTAAAGATGTTTGCTTTTACAAAACAAATATGCAGATccttatacataaaaatataggTTGGTTTCATCcttaaaataattaataaataataataataataataataataataataataataataatactatgacATTTCCTTATATGTACACATTTTTGTTGCTCCTGTTCATTACTAATATTATATTTAATTATAATTGTCTATTGAGTTGAGTGTCTGCAGCCCCAGCAAACATTTGTGGTAACGGAAACAGACTATTCTGTGTAGTCTCCTTCTATAGTCATAATTTTCTATGCAATTAATAGCAATTTCTAGCAATTAATAGGTTGGCCACAGCTTGATAACCTGTGTTATCAAAAAGACTGCCCCCCTAACTTTTAGTGCTACCCCTACCCTGGCAGATACCAGATGTTGAATTGTTTAACCATGTACAGCTTCCCTTAACAGGGATATGATGGCTTGGTCATTATACCCAGTCTGTTTGCCCTGGATACAAACACTCTAGGTCtgcattagggatgagcgaatttacagtaggaacgaagcaaatgGCTTTCTTTATATCTGTATTCTGTTAATCAGGCTATGGGCTTTGAAGTCAGCTCCGCTaggtgctgctcctccccgggtgctggaaaaaaagatggatccagtcctgggaaactgggagacgttTCCCAGTTGAAGATCCatattttcccagcacctggggaggagcgacagggagcggagcagacttcgaAGCCCATAGCCTGATTAACAGAATACAGATAGAAAGAAAGCCATTTGCTTCGTTCTtacagtaaatttgctcatcctttGTCTGCATCGGATAAAAATCTCACTTTTCAGTGATATGGCGATGGTAAAATGCTCATGCCTTCTGTAGAAATATTTCTTTACTGAATCCTGTAATTGTTTAGTATGAGAATAGTGCCACATTCCCAAATAATTATGTTGCAGCTTTTTTCTCAAATAAAATACAGTGGCACCTCtgttcttgaacttaattggttcaggaaggcagttagagaaccgagcagtgtcttaccataggaaataatgtaaatgtgtttaattgattCCAGCAACTATTAATAATTAACTAtagtatcatttattacattgaaaagtgcccagtttaatcactacGGTACAGGGCaagacagcactatactgtacaggacattatacacaagaaacattttgtttgaataaaaaaaactgtttgaatTCAAAAGCGTTCAAacacagaggtattactgtacttcaagactgccAAATaagtgtttgagaactgagcagtttgaatagaggtaccactgtataggtaTAGTGGACAAAGTCTGCCACATTATGCTTCTGATTCATACAGTGGTTCTTTCTCATGGATCACATGCCTTTCAAATATGTATTGGTTCTTAGAAACATACAGCAGGTCATGGAGTGTCTTCATATAAAATGCAACCATAGGGCCTGGCTTTGTAATAAAACATTTAGACATTTAGAAACGATTAATCATGTACGATAGGGCAATTTTTTCTTCATTATGTTTTACAATAATATGCTAACATATATAATTGATTCTTTATTTATCTGTACAGGGCATAGAAAGCTTGATAGCATTTTCTACAGTCCTTAAACAAAATGAATCGATAAAATCAATAAATCTAAACCGCCCTTTATTCTATGTTTTACAGGTAGGTAGCCTCCTTAGTGAGAGTGGATTTTTCTTCTGCTGCACAAACTATATTTATTCAACCATATTTATTGTTCTTTATTTAGGAGGATACTACCATTCACATAGCTCAGATGTTAAAGGTGAACAATACTCTTAAGGAGATTCATCTATGTAAACATGAGATGACAGATTCTGGGGTTGAGCGTCTTTGTGGAGCCTTACTTGAGAACAGAACACTAAAATATCTTGATCTAAGCTGGTAAAGTATAATACAGCATTGGTCAATTGCATTAACTTTGTGTCCCACATGTTCTATATTTCATGAGTAAAGGAGAACCCCGGTGAAAAGTAAAAAATCCAGGGCTGGGGGGGCattggaacataataaagaagtcatatTTGCCCATCCCCAAACCCTGCAGCGCAACGTCACCAGCTGGATCTCAGCCTCTGGTCTCCAATTTCTCCCGACTTCCTTTGTCGTCACGTACCCATTTAGCCAGGCAGAAACTGCACAGTTGtcctgccttagg carries:
- the LRRC34 gene encoding leucine-rich repeat-containing protein 34 isoform X1; its protein translation is MTAMTTALSQQYNMACTELNQPSNHFIEEMLRQIEHPEHYVSALKICGNNRLVAVKRVTDEDFLAISRVLKQNNFITSLDLRFNNLTNNGAVYIANCLKDGSSLFHLNLMGNDIETDGAEQIAKGLHRNDTLKSLRMTGNKIGNMGGMFFAAMLQINSTLEELDLGDCDLGIESLIAFSTVLKQNESIKSINLNRPLFYVLQEDTTIHIAQMLKVNNTLKEIHLCKHEMTDSGVERLCGALLENRTLKYLDLSCNKITRDGVKCLANLLKKNTALEILDLTSNRMEDEGAIYLAEAIHSHNHSLRALAIGSNNITGQGLKALADAVKVNKGLEYIYIWGNVLDEEACLAFSELLSIGGLNASSTDVRPYTVDGSVYLAELFHGLKKHYYWTPTYGTADDPVCNSSLPIKNNYTS
- the LRRC34 gene encoding leucine-rich repeat-containing protein 34 isoform X2 codes for the protein MTTALSQQYNMACTELNQPSNHFIEEMLRQIEHPEHYVSALKICGNNRLVAVKRVTDEDFLAISRVLKQNNFITSLDLRFNNLTNNGAVYIANCLKDGSSLFHLNLMGNDIETDGAEQIAKGLHRNDTLKSLRMTGNKIGNMGGMFFAAMLQINSTLEELDLGDCDLGIESLIAFSTVLKQNESIKSINLNRPLFYVLQEDTTIHIAQMLKVNNTLKEIHLCKHEMTDSGVERLCGALLENRTLKYLDLSCNKITRDGVKCLANLLKKNTALEILDLTSNRMEDEGAIYLAEAIHSHNHSLRALAIGSNNITGQGLKALADAVKVNKGLEYIYIWGNVLDEEACLAFSELLSIGGLNASSTDVRPYTVDGSVYLAELFHGLKKHYYWTPTYGTADDPVCNSSLPIKNNYTS